A section of the Paralichthys olivaceus isolate ysfri-2021 chromosome 16, ASM2471397v2, whole genome shotgun sequence genome encodes:
- the LOC109638943 gene encoding MAM and LDL-receptor class A domain-containing protein 2: protein MKQLFVLSVLLVSVCSCPDGEFLCTSGVCLPQELTCDFKEDCKEGSDEEFCGSCDFEHHSCGWNDNQLWRRQMANMTSIPGQDHTTGTAWGHVIHAHVRGAPEANLEFAVDKGAALGCQISFWFYIPDGSPSSSSNLKLKMVRGGAAVELLEPPISKKNSWEKATAFIGNQPGGYKLLFSFQPSFFGPFDVMLDDISFENCGEDHVPTGSDQLSCDFENDTCSWYHDKTASISWERTKRIELDPTRKGKYMLIEATYKLNISSAARLVSFPQPAGQVICVSFWYHIFGNSIGSLKFIAKHPGEPETVVWMRSGTQGNKWRFADLTFDSDKPIQFIIEAVVGGTQGSIALDDIVVSRTNGSCAPERECTFQGSLCGLRPQPSADFSWSRIRGTSQPVNSSGPIVDHTLGTEQGYYLSAQLWSHPVGSRQAMMTATMEPTPPDGECLMFWYYMEGSAVGELSVYLQTPDSHRNSQKLWDRSGDQGKHWRHGRVTLFSPDTQYQVIFEAIAGDGPRRDIAIDDLTVLNGACPPTGFCDFEMDMCGWVNNPPTESGVDWDWLSGKSQSQSNLIPRRDHTTDSSFGHFAYFEFSKSQRQDIARLVSESMAAVDRACLELWHFSNEWLSNRPSRITLTVFLNETAGLRPVFNTTGYLNSTWILNRVDYSASEPHQIIVQASCNDSLAGSLALDDVYIIRGKSCDDRIQTTTPVPATITTTAPPSAMDCTFEQGLCNWVQEDIDDFNWTVSSGLQVAKPWDGPQYDHTFGNNQGSFLLLNGSSSKNGERAVISVPVISRSSHICVGFWYYMLGPSVSILDLLVQTNSSELLVWTRRGTQNPEWINAQVTISNDTTQMVFTGHRNTNSLGFIAVDDVTVREGACTNQKMCGFESSMCGFVNDVSHRGHWGRKRGTKHHVDHTYGTENGFYVTVMKKNDTHTEVAQLLTPEFTSATEMCVRFWYWLPTGSSNDLTVHVLQSGQLSDALWQRSGEPSTGWEVAEVTVSSAGRFRVAFKAARLPDSDSAAKLDDISVRDGACNPPGTCDFESGQCSWINIPKEDGHDWVMAKGGFHGPPTDHTTQTPDGWFLLSSSLHLNHSSRAQVASEWIQPKDTTSCLTLWYYMENSDSGTLRVYKRSGSSEEDVMFQSNSSGSRWSRFSQSVEKTKPFQLWIEAEANNRGFIAIDDITFTSGHCEVNETSLGFVGCSFENGTCDWVDTSIGQFQWVRGRNAAGNIGPAVDNTLGTELGWYMAVDSDRGDQISPAALQSPTMTQAGATCTLHFYYNLYGEDIEELNVSLMEGSRSTTLWWISGSHGNLWQRGDVTVGRIPRDFTILFKASRTFNKPGHIAIDDIDFTNCTLPEPQPVCPESMFLCNNSVCVENNQVCDFSDDCGDRSDESNCEEQGFMERCSFEQGLCSWADSDVDTPGDEWLLRKGQEAWPDHGPHRDHTQNSAAGRYVIPGTYLNKKGQTSEILSKTLLPVLNCTMRFFYFSLDDSTATLTAQSRTRGSGSDDRLLWLRENSQSYSWQRAEVTFSSSASSKIVFRYEHGNGSRGQVALDDLSFSKECKFDPDNNKLPDTSPTSTPSTTFKTTSTAPINPCQDNTFFCWRSAEKVCIPTTLLCDYHLDCPQGEDEDGCGPCSFERDQCKWTDSSDGQSQWQRQKASNYTEPPTDHTTDTGFYMRVNFSHGSTQSESRLQSPSLPLSSPYCQILFHFHISAVSAGSLRVLMQQAEGSEAILWSSSHNTVSHWTAETLLLGLQQQPYKVFFSGMNKVTQEATATGGCIFAVDDISFLNCEESYQPPALSAYSCSFEDGLCLWVQGAEDELDWLSTSGPTETPNTGPSGDHTTGKGKYLHIKSSTPSVKGNVAQIKSALLPPAGQKGYCLTFWYHMFGATVGSLKLFLHSADPLKKTLVWQKSRNQGDEWLLVQTAVLLQKVHQVVLEATVGGEAGDIAIDDISFISGPCPASDLCDFEEGSCNWQQQTTDDFDWVRHSGSTTNPNTGPDTDHTTNTPTGHYYYLPSSAADSTDQKAAMSSPLYPAGKGACVQLWYHMYGKGMGTLNVYQQSEDRKEALIFSQTGDQGRLWRFAQASLLPRVQPYRIVVEGVKSGSTQEGDMAFDDVHLTEAQCPPHGFCDFEINMCSWSNLGGDVAEGNWLRGRGDSPNPNTGPSFDHTTNSTHGYYLYVDNLVGEWGARSFLISDVFQPSIRGHCLIFWYHMYGSHVGTLRVFINDRKMQSGGSEEGDLRWIESGNKGDKWQMAQVSIKHEEAFWFVFVYQRGENTGGDVALDDITIFPGSCYTDPPIDPPDENSDMLPLGLTVVLTLLAGVVLAVVLFVLNRKRNTMNQSTLINNDSIHHNSVFDLFNCKIGSTQHGAESDSSFENNLYNRSLPVTDTRVDSSDA, encoded by the exons ATGAAGCAGTTGTTTGTTCTGTCAG TATTGTTGGTCTCTGTTTGTTCTTGTCCTGATGGGGAGTTCCTCTGCACATCTGGGGTATGTCTTCCTCAAGAACTCACCTGTGATTTTAAGGAGGATTGCAAAGAAGGATCTGATGAGGAATTTTGTG GTTCGTGTGACTTTGAGCATCACAGCTGTGGTTGGAATGACAACCAGCTCTGGAGACGGCAGATGGCAAACATGACATCAATACCTGGACAGGACCATACCACAGGAACTGCTTGGG GACATGTCATACATGCACATGTAAGAGGTGCTCCAGAGGCCAATTTGGAGTTTGCTGTTGACAAGGGGGCAGCTCTAGGATGTCAGATCAG tttctggTTCTATATTCCTGACGGCTccccttcatcatcatcaaacttaaaattaaaaatggtcAGAGGCGGTGCTgcggtggagctgctggagcctcctataagtaaaaaaaacagttgggAGAAGGCCACAGCTTTCATTGGTAATCAGCCAGGAGGATACAAG ctgctttttTCATTCCAACCTTCTTTTTTTGGACCCTTTGACGTTATGCTCGATGATATCAGCTTTGAAAACTGTGGCGAAGACCATGTCCCCACAGGATCAGACCAACTCTCATGTGATTTTGAAAATGACACCTGTTCATGGTACCATGACAAGACTGCAAGCATTTCCTGGGAAAGGACTAAGAGGATAGAGCTAGACCCCACTAGGAAGG GCAAGTACATGCTGATAGAAGCTACATACAAGCTAAACATCTCCTCAGCAGCCAGACTCGTCAGCTTCCCTCAACCTGCAGGTCAAGTCATATGTGTGAGCTTCTGGTACCACATATTTGGCAACAGCATAG GTTCACTGAAGTTTATTGCTAAGCATCCTGGTGAACCAGAGACGGTTGTGTGGATGAGGAGTGGCACACAGGGAAACAAATGGCGATTTGCTGATCTTACATTCGACAGTGACAAACCAATACAG TTTATTATAGAGGCTGTTGTGGGTGGTACTCAGGGGAGCATAGCCTTAGATGACATAGTGGTGTCCCGCACGAATGGTTCTTGTGCGCCTGAGAGAGAGTGCACCTTCCAGGGTTCCCTCTGTGGTCTGCGGCCTCAACCGTCCGCAGACTTCAGCTGGAGCCGGATCAGGGGGACGTCCCAACCAGTTAACTCTTCAGGCCCTATCGTAGATCACACTCTGGGGACAGAACAAG GTTATTACCTAAGTGCCCAGTTGTGGAGTCACCCTGTGGGGTCCAGACAGGCAATGATGACTGCTACGATGGAGCCCACCCCTCCTGATGGGGAATGTCTAATGTTCTGGTACTACATGGAGGGAAGTGCAGTGGGGGAACTCAGTGTGTACCTCCAGACCCCTGACAGCCACAGAAACTCCCAGAAGCTCTGGGACAGAAGTGGCGATCAGGGGAAGCACTGGAGACATGGGAGAGTGACGCTTTTCAGCCCTGATACCCAATATCAG GTGATTTTTGAGGCGATAGCTGGGGATGGACCAAGGAGAGATATCGCTATTGACGACCTCACTGTCTTAAATGGTGCCTGTCCTCCGACAG GTTTTTGTGACTTTGAGATGGACATGTGTGGTTGGGTCAACAACCCTCCGACAGAGTCCGGAGTGGACTGGGACTGGCTCTCGGgcaaaagtcaaagtcaaagtaatCTGATCCCAAGGAGAGACCACACCACAGACTCTTCTTTTG GTCACTTTGCATACTTCGAGTTCTCTAAATCGCAGAGACAAGATATTGCTCGACTGGTGAGCGAGTCGATGGCGGCTGTGGACCGAGCTTGCCTGGAGCTCTGGCACTTTTCAAATGAGTGGTTATCAAATA GACCCTCAAGAATTACACTGACAGTGTTTTTGAATGAGACTGCAGGACTGCGCCCTGTGTTTAATACAACTGGATACCTGAACAGTACATGGATCCTGAACAGAGTGGATTACAGTGCATCAGAGCCTCACCAG ATTATTGTACAAGCCAGTTGTAATGACTCATTGGCAGGAAGCCTTGCCCTGGACGATGTCTACATCATCAGAGGCAAGTCTTGTGATGACAGGATCCAAACCACCACCCCAGTTCCCGCCACCATTACCACTACGGCTCCTCCCTCTGCCATGGACTGCACTTTTGAACAAG GTCTGTGTAATTGGGTGCAAGAAGACATTGATGATTTTAACTGGACTGTCAGTAGTGGACTTCAAGTGGCAAAACCATGGGATGGACCTCAGTATGATCATACATTTGGAAATAATCAAG GTTCCTTTTTGCTGTTGAATGGTTCCAGTTCCAAGAATGGAGAGAGAGCAGTCATCTCAGTTCCTGTCATCAGTCGTTCATCACATATCTGTGTTGGTTTCTGGTATTACATGCTTGGACCTTCTGTGTCCATCCTGGATCTGCTCGTTCAAACT AATTCCTCTGAGCTGTTAGTCTGGACTCGCAGAGGGACCCAGAATCCAGAGTGGATAAATGCACAAGTAACCATCAGCAACGATACAACACAG ATGGTGTTTACGGGccatagaaacacaaacagccttGGATTTATCGCAGTTGACGACGTCACAGTGAGGGAGGGGGCCTGCACTAATCAGA AAATGTGTGGGTTTGAATCCAGCATGTGTGGCTTTGTGAACGATGTCAGTCATCGAGGTCACTGGGGTCGCAAAAGGGGAACAAAACATCACGTGGATCACACCTATGGAACCGAAAATG GTTTCTATGTGactgtgatgaaaaaaaatgacacacacactgaagttgCTCAGCTGCTCACACCAGAGTTCACTTCAGCTACAGAGATGTGTGTGCGCTTCTG GTACTGGTTACCCACTGGTTCCTCCAATGACCTGACTGTCCATGTGCTGCAGAGCGGGCAGCTGAGTGATGCCCTTTGGCAACGGTCTGGAGAGCCATCTACAGGCTGGGAGGTGGCAGAAGTCACTGTGTCCTCCGCGGGGAGATTCCGT GTGGCGTTTAAGGCTGCCCGCCTGCCAGACTCTGACTCTGCAGCAAAACTAGATGACATTTCTGTGAGAGATGGAGCCTGCAATCCTCCAGGCACCTGTGACTTTGAGTCCGGGCAGTGCAGCTGGATCAACATCCCCAAAGAAGATGGACATGATTGGGTGATGGCCAAAGGGGGCTTCCATGGTCCACCTACAGACCACACCACTCAGACCCCAGATG GTTGGTTTTTGTTGAGCTCATCACTTCACCTAAACCACAGCAGTCGTGCACAGGTAGCGTCAGAATGGATCCAACCGAAAGACACAACCTCCTGTCTCACCTTATGGTATTATATGGAAAACAG TGACTCTGGGACACTGCGGGTGTACAAACGATCTGGGTCATCAGAGGAGGATGTGATGTTCCAGAGTAACAGCAGTGGCAGCAGATGGAGCAGGTTTTCCCAATCTGTAGAGAAGACCAAACCTTTCCAG CTGTGGATTGAAGCAGAGGCTAACAATAGAGGATTCATTGCCATTGACGACATCACTTTCACATCAGGGCATTGTGAAG tgaATGAAACAAGTTTGGGATTTGTGGGTTGCTCATTTGAAAATGGCACATGCGATTGGGTGGATACCAGCATTGGCCAGTTTCAGTGGGTGAGAGGAAGGAATGCTGCAGGGAACATTGGACCCGCTGTGGACAACACACTGGGCACTGAACTGG GTTGGTACATGGCAGTGGATTCAGACAGAGGCGATCAGATAAGCCCTGCTGCCCTGCAGAGTCCCACCATGACACAGGCTGGGGCCACCTGCACACTCCACTTCTACTACAATCTTTATGGAGAGG ATATAGAAGAGCTGAATGTGTCACTAATGGAGGGCTCCAGGTCCACTACGCTGTGGTGGATATCAGGCAGCCATGGAAATCTGTGGCAGCGTGGGGATGTAACGGTTGGTAGAATCCCTCGGGACTTCACCATCCTGTTTAAAGCCTCCAGAACCTTCAACAAGCCTGGACATATTGCCATCGATGACATAGACTTCACAAACTGCACCCTGCCTG aGCCCCAGCCCGTGTGTCCAGAGAGCATGTTTCTCTgcaacaacagtgtgtgtgttgagaacAACCAAGTGTGTGACTTCAGCGATGACTGTGGGGACCGGTCTGATGAGAGCAACTGTG AAGAACAAGGTTTCATGGAGCGCTGCAGCTTCGAACAGGGCTTGTGTTCCTGGGCAGACAGTGACGTGGACACACCTGGAGATGAGTGGCTGCTTCGGAAAGGACAGGAAGCCTGGCCCGATCATGGGCCTCACAGGGATCACACCCAAAACTCTGCTGCAG GTCGCTATGTTATACCTGGGACTTACCTCAACAAGAAGGGACAGACATCAGAGATCCTCTCTAAAACTTTACTACCCGTCTTGAACTGTACT ATGAGGTTCTTCTACTTCAGCCTGGACGATTCTACAGCCACATTGACAGCCCAGTCCAGGACACGAGGGTCCGGTAGTGACGACAGACTGTTATGGCTCAGGGAAAACTCACAGAGCTACAGCTGGCAGAGAGCAGAGGTCACGTTCTCCTCATCAGCCAGCAGCAAG ATTGTCTTCAGATATGAGCATGGTAATGGCAGCAGAGGGCAGGTTGCACTGGATGACTTATCTTTTTCCAAAGAGTGTAAATTTGACCCTGATAACAACAAGCTCCCTGACACGTCACCCACCTCTACCCCATCTACAACCTTTAAGACAACCTCAACCGCACCAATCAATCCCTGTCAG gataatacatttttctgttggAGGTCCGCTGAAAAAGTTTGTATTCCGACTACCTTACTGTGTGATTATCATCTAGACTGTCCTCAGGGGGAGGACGAGGACGGCTGCG GTCCATGCTCATTTGAGAGAGATCAATGCAAATGGACTGACTCTAGTGATGGACAGAGTCAGTGGCAGAGACAGAAAGCCAGCAACTACACCGAGCCGCCCACTGATCATACCACAGACACAG GCTTCTACATGAGAGTGAATTTCAGTCATGGGTCCACACAGAGCGAGTCCCGGCTTCAGAGTCCCTCACTCCCCCTTTCATCCCCCTACTGCCAGATTCT GTTTCACTTCCACATCAGTGCTGTGAGTGCTGGGTCACTCAGAGTGCTTATGCAGCAAGCTGAGGGGAGTGAAGCAATCCTGTGGTCAAGTAGTCACAACACCGTCTCCCATTGGACTGCAGAGACTCTGCTTCTcggcctgcagcagcagccttaTAAG gttttttttagtGGTATGAATAAAGTCACTCAGGAGGCCACAGCCACTGGAGGTTGTATTTTTGCTGTGGATGATATCTCCTTTTTAAACTGTGAAGAATCCTACCAACCACCAG CTCTTTCTGCATATAGCTGCTCTTTTGAAGATGGTCTGTGTCTTTGGGTGCAGGGGGCTGAGGATGAGCTTGACTGGCTCAGCACATCTGGTCCCACCGAAACCCCCAACACAGGACCTTCAGGAGACCACACTACCGGCAAAG GGAAATACCTTCACATCAAGAGTTCAACCCCAAGTGTGAAGGGGAATGTGGCTCAGATCAAGTCTGcactgctgccacctgctggacaaAAAGGATACTGTCTCACATTTTGGTACCACATGTTTGGAGCCACTGTGGGATCTTTGAAGCTGTTTCTACACTCAGCTGATCCCTTGAAGAAAACACtg GTGTGGCAGAAATCGAGAAATCAAGGGGATGAGTGGCTGCTGGTGCAGACCGCCGTGCTGCTGCAGAAAGTCCACCAAGTGGTTTTAGAGGCTACAGTTGGAGGAGAGGCGGGAGATATCGCCATCGATGACATCTCTTTCATCAGTGGACCGTGTCCTGCCTCTG ATTTGTGTGACTTTGAGGAGGGGAGTTGTAACTGGCAGCAGCAGACCACTGATGACTTTGATTGGGTCAGACACTCGGGCTCCACTACCAACCCCAACACAGGACCAGACACCGACCACACCACCAACACGCCCACAGGCCATTACTACTACCtaccctcctctgctgctgacagcACCGACCAGAAGGCTGCAATGTCTTCACCCCTGTACCCGGCAG GAAAAGGAGCTTGTGTGCAGCTGTGGTACCACATGTATGGGAAAGGCATGGGGACGCTGAATGTTTACCAGCAGAGTGAAGACAGGAAGGAAGCTCTGATTTTCTCTCAGACAGGAGACCAGGGCCGGCTGTGGAGGTTCGCTCAGGCTTCACTGCTGCCTCGTGTTCAGCCTTACAGG attgTGGTGGAAGGTGTAAAGTCTGGCTCCACTCAGGAGGGAGACATGGCTTTTGATGACGTACATCTGACGGAGGCTCAGTGTCCTCCTCATGGATTTTGTGACTTTGAGATCAACATGTGCAGCTGGAGCAACCTGGGTGGAGACGTCGCCGAGGGGAACTGGCTCCGCGGCAGAGGGGACTCTCCGAACCCGAACACAGGACCTAGTTTCGATCACACCACCAACTCAACACATG GTTATTATCTGTATGTGGACAACTTAGTGGGAGAGTGGGGAGCCAGGTCCTTCCTGATCAGTGATGTGTTCCAGCCGTCCATTAGAGGGCACTGTCTCATCTTCTGGTACCACATGTATGGCAGCCATGTTGGGACTCTCAGAGTTTTCATAAATGACAG AAAAATGCAATCAGGTGGCAGTGAAGAAGGGGATCTGAGGTGGATTGAGTCGGGAAACAAGGGAGATAAGTGGCAGATGGCTCAAGTGTCTATTAAACATGAAGAGGCATTC
- the mrc1b gene encoding macrophage mannose receptor 1b has protein sequence MSAAVRLTRRMLTPRITLGAFALFVLTSHCSTANDAQFSLSNKATGHCLMKKFNRCLDIRWTTGNRLFALTTKKCLGAQGKSVGSEVSLYDCDDKTDLQKWECKNNTLIALKGKELYIEVKADESIALSKTIGPNNHFTIQGSSSGACTRTYRELYTIEGNAFGKICMFPFMYKDRWFADCTTYDSSQKRLWCAVETKYEHELWGYCPTISTDHWPKNLISGSYYQLNTQAALTWPQAEVSCKQQGAALVSVTDPNEQAFISALLGTLKNKLWIGVVLDPEHGWQWSNGKPFRYVRWSSGNPLPNPGHNCGFLDTVGQHLWESSSCGKRLGYICYKDGVTTTPPLIEQGFCSSPWIPYNGHCFHLQRSLQTWSNAQIECRKERGDLVSIRNLEDHSFVISQLGYASHDELWIGLNDRKTEGLFDWSDHSTVSFTSWEYGRPVVATEGEDCVLIRGEKGNWADRSCDEKHGFICMKQSETDQPVEEVDLDIGCKAGWKRHGSYCYFVGTATKTFDEAKDDCKSSDSYLADVANGVDNAFLVSLVGLRPEKYFWLGLSNQKNIDEFVWTSKDLVTFTHWNAEMPGYRQGCVAMTTGVFAGLWDLLPCTNQEKYICKHLAEGAVLTVPPPTQTPPKCAEGWMRVGTRNVCSKFFTGPREFEKTWFEARDFCRAIGGDLLSIHSSGEQILGRYGKAWIGLHVPDSSSGYVWSDGSPLNFQHWQEGEPNNFNNAESCTEFRIYHWDESGSWNDVNCEAYNDWLCQIRIGLTPKPPPNATVVDFNKTSDGWLVWKGSQYFINRMSMPMEDARHFCQKRHGDLVSITGKDENVFLWKQISRSYGQYYIGLSVDLDGSFWWMDGSSLSVQQWEENQPDSNAFDENCVTMTYFMGFWRTSNCGQEYQSICKRGGLAPANTTAAPTVPPKGGCPLNWIQFGTKCYSINSRRISWEDARRQCIGIGGNLVSIPERRIQAFLTAKMAVTATADLWIGLNSIRQDGFYWTDGKPRRYTNWGYSKNQRRPGSFYQRWNEEECVVMQNNPSLGSGKWFIRSCNDTNGFVCHRNLDPNIASQPEPSVPNSYEVLGNDSIKAVTRNLTWDNAKTNCEGERAHLVSLRTEWTQAYVELLAMNLKAPLWIGLNKQQTGGYFKYIDGWHINFANWAEDEPSRNRPCVYMDLDGKWKTTFCNQTMNSVCMQSTDVAPTDSTIFPGTCPEESEEYHQRISWMPFKGHCYLFITEEVEWANAASSCARHGGILASIEDPSEQQFIKSNVEIFQDSHSAFWIGLYKTHKGIWKWLDKTVLDYTNWAADEPDSDFGNVATSDGTWQSGRRWHDRPYICKTPKVMTDDPDTKPKPHGGDDPRNRVHTSLIVVLVIAITSSLIAIGFFIYKKAPHTLPTFDNPLYFNSERSQPDVVDTNKLIEKAEEETPEPIIAL, from the exons atgtctgctgctgtgagaCTTACCAGAAGAATGCTTACCCCAAGGATAACGCTAGGAGCCTTTGCACTCTTCGTCCTAACGTCTCACTGTTCAACAGCTAACG ATGCCCAATTCTCTCTCAGCAACAAAGCCACTGGGCATTGTCTGATGAAAAAATTTAACCGTTGCCTTGACATCCGTTGGACGACCGGTAATCGGCTTTTCGCTCTCACGACCAAAAAGTGCCTGGGAGCACAGGGAAAAAGTGTGGGGAGCGAAGTGAGCCTCTACGACTGTGATGACAAAACTGACCTCCAGAAGTGGGAATGCAAGAACAACACACTGATCGCCCTTAAAGGCAAAGAGCTCTACATTGAAGTCAAAGCTGATGAATCAATTGCTCTCTCCAAAACAATTGGGCCAAATAACCACTTCACAATCCAGGGGTCATCCAGCGGTGCTTGCACAAGAACATACAGAG AACTTTATACCATTGAAGGAAATGCGTTTGGCAAGATCTGCATGTTTCCCTTCATGTACAAAGACCGGTGGTTTGCGGATTGCACTACGTACGACTCCTCACAAAAGCGACTTTGGTGTGCAGTTGAAACAAAATATGAACATGAACTGTGGGGATACTGCCCGACTATTT CCACAGACCACTGGCCGAAAAACCTCATATCAGGATCATATTACCAGCTCAACACTCAGGCAGCACTAACATGGCCGCAAGCTGAAGTCAGCTGCAAACAACAGGGTGCTGCCCTGGTCAGTGTCACAGATCCCAACGAACAGGCTTTTATCTCAG cactcCTAGGaactttgaaaaataaactcTGGATTGGGGTGGTTCTGGACCCAGAGCATGGCTGGCAGTGGTCCAATGGGAAGCCTTTCCGCTACGTGAGATGGAGTTCAG GAAACCCACTTCCTAATCCAGGACACAACTGTGGATTTCTTGACACTGTCGGTCAGCACTTGTGGGAGAGTTCATCCTGTGGGAAGAGACTGGGCTATATCTGCTACAAAGACGGGGTCACAACCACTCCACCGCTAA TTGAGCAAGGATTTTGTTCAAGCCCATGGATTCCCTACAATGGTCACTGTTTCCACCTTCAGCGTTCTTTACAAACATGGTCAAATGCACAGATAGAGTGCCGCAAAGAGAGAGGGGACCTGGTCAGCATCCGCAATTTGGAGGACCATAGCTTTGTCATCTCTCAACTAGGATATG CATCCCACGATGAGCTTTGGATTGGACTGAATGACAGGAAAACAGAGGGGCTGTTTGACTGGAGTGACCACTCTACAGTCAGCTTCACCAGCTGGGAGTATGGAAGACCTGTGGTGGCTACTGAGGGAGAAGACTGTGTTCTCATCAGGGGGGAG AAGGGGAACTGGGCAGATCGTTCGTGTGATGAGAAACACGGCTTTATCTGTATGAAGCAGAGTGAAACTGATCAACCTGTTGAAGAAGTAGATCTGGACATAGGCTGCAAAGCG GGTTGGAAAAGACATGGTTCCTACTGCTACTTTGTAGGAACTGCGACAAAGACTTTTGATGAGGCTAAAGATGACTGCAAGAGCTCAGACTCCTACTTAGCTGATGTTGCAAATGG GGTGGATAATGCCTTCCTTGTCAGCCTGGTGGGGTTGAGACCAGAGAAATACTTCTGGCTTGGGCTCTCAAACCAGAAAAACATTGATGAGTTTGTGTGGACCAGCAAAGACTTAGTGACGTTTACACACTGGAACGCTGAAATGCCAG GTTACCGACAGGGCTGCGTTGCTATGACAACTGGGGTTTTTGCTGGACTCTGGGATCTGCTACCCTGCACCAACCAGGAAAAATACATCTGCAAACACCTGGCAGAGGGGGCAGTTTTAACTGTTCCACCACCCACTCAAACTCCTCCTAAGTGTGCCGAAGGTTGGATGCGTGTGGGCACAAGAAACGTCTGCTCTAAG TTTTTTACAGGGCCCCGTGAATTTGAGAAGACATGGTTTGAGGCAAGGGATTTCTGTCGGGCCATTGGAGGAGATCTGCTCAGCATCCACAGCAGTGGGGAGCAAATACTGGGACG TTATGGAAAAGCCTGGATTGGGCTTCATGTTCCTGATTCAAGCAGTGGTTATGTATGGAGTGATGGATCTCCG ttAAACTTCCAGCACTGGCAGGAAGGAGAGCCAAACAACTTTAATAATGCAGAATCATGTACTGAATTTAGAATTTATCACTGGGATGAGTCTGGGTCTTGGAATGATGTGAACTGTGAGGCATACAATGACTGGCTGTGCCAGATCCGCATAG GACTGACTCCAAAACCCCCTCCAAATGCTACTGTAGTGG ATTTCAACAAAACTTCAGATGGTTGGCTTGTGTGGAAAGGGAGTCAGTATTTCATTAACAGAATGTCAATGCCCATGGAAGATGCTCGTCACTTCTGTCAGAAGAGACATGGCGACTTGGTATCTATCACTGGGAAAGATGAAAATGTCTTCTTATGGAAACAG aTATCCAGAAGCTATGGGCAATATTATATTGGTTTGTCTGTGGATCTTGATGGGTCATTTTG GTGGATGGATGGTTCTTCACTGTCAGTGCAACAATGGGAAGAAAATCAACCTGATTCTAATGCCTTTGATGAGAACTGCGTTACAATGACTTATTTTATGG GTTTCTGGCGTACTTCCAATTGCGGCCAAGAGTACCAGTCCATTTGTAAACGAGGAGGCTTAGCACCTGCCAACACCACAGCTGCCCCCACAGTTCCTCCTAAAGGTGGCTGCCCACTTAATTGGATACAATTTGGCACAAAG TGTTATAGTATTAACAGCCGGAGGATCAGCTGGGAAGACGCAAGAAGACAGTGCATAGGCATTGGAGGAAATTTGGTCTCTATTCCTGAAAGACGTATTCAAG CATTTCTAACCGCTAAGATGGCTGTAACAGCAACTGCAGATCTATGGATAGGTTTGAATAGTATAAGACAAGATGGATTTTACTGGACGGATGGAAAGCCAAGGCGATACACGAACTGGGGATATTCT AAAAATCAACGTCGTCCTGGAAGCTTTTATCAAAGATGGAATGAG GAAGAGTGTGTTGTGATGCAGAACAATCCTTCCCTTGGCAGCGGGAAATGGTTTATCAGGTCTTGCAATGACACCAATGGATTTGTCTGTCATCGAAATCTTG ACCCAAATATCGCATCCCAACCAGAACCAAGCGTTCCAAACTCCTATGAAGTTCTGGGAAACGACAGCATCAAGGCTGTGACTCGAAATCTGACCTGGGACAATGCCAAGACAAATTGTGAAGGTGAAAGAGCCCACCTGGTTAGCCTGCGAACTGAATGGACACAGGCCTATGTTGAACTGCTGGCTATGAATCTCAAAGCTCCTCTTTGGATTGGACTGAACAAGCAGCAG ACTGGGGGTTATTTTAAGTATATTGATGGCTGGCACATTAACTTCGCCAACTGGGCTGAAGATGAACCAAGCAGGAATCGACCTTGTGTGTACATGGACTTGGATGGAAAATGGAAGACTACCTTTTGCAATCAGACCATGAATAGTGTTTGTATGCAGTCTACAG ATGTGGCACCAACAGATTCAACCATATTCCCAGGAACTTGCCCTGAAGAGAGTGAAGAATACCACCAGAGAATTTCCTGGATGCCATTTAAGGGTCACTGTTATTTGTTTATCACGGAGGAAGTTGAATGGGCAAATGCAGCTAGTAGTTGTGCAAGACATG gcgGAATCCTGGCTAGCATTGAAGACCCCTCTGAGCAACAATTCATTAAAAGCAATGTGGAAATATTTCAAGACAGCCATTCTGCGTTCTGGATCGGCCTGTATAAAACTCATAAAG GGATATGGAAGTGGTTGGATAAAACAGTCTTGGACTACACCAACTGGGCTGCAGATGAGCCGGATTCTGACTTTGGAAATGTCGCAACCTCAGATGGGACTTGGCAATCAGGTCGTAGATGGCATGATCGACCATACATCTGTAAAACTCCTAAAG TGATGACGGATGATCCAGACACAAAACCTA AACCACATGGAGGTGATGATCCTCGCAATCGTGTCCACACGAGCTTGATAGTTGTGCTGGTCATTGCCATCACTTCTTCGCTGATAGCCATTGGATTTTTCATCTACAAGAAGGCCCCTCATACCTTACCCACCTTTGACAATCCACTGTACTTCAACAGTGAACGATCTCAGCCCGATGTGGTGGACACCAATAAGCTGATagagaaagcagaggaagaaaccCCTGAGCCTATTATAGCTCTGTGA